A stretch of Telopea speciosissima isolate NSW1024214 ecotype Mountain lineage chromosome 11, Tspe_v1, whole genome shotgun sequence DNA encodes these proteins:
- the LOC122646696 gene encoding transmembrane protein 45B encodes MGSFKGHILPGTLFLFVGVWHIWSAVVRHVENPKSFRVRVWNPVPGLNGKLKYLELYVITIGAFIDMSIELLYSTHLNFFVNGVLNPSHMNNFEHGGMLFMFFIFGVVSLLSEKTRFFPLTEGALCLIASMAFCAEYLLFYFHSTTHQGLEGYYHLLLVLLIAVCIISTVAGALIPNSFPVDLSNGIAITLQGLWFYQTAFTLYGPMMPDGCFLKVDQIMCRSTDSEVRGELLANFQLFSLAFGVLVAVVGSYSFAASRYGHSERNSLHTGEDGLDRD; translated from the exons ATGGGTTCCTTTAAGGGCCATATTCTTCCAGGGACTCTGTTCTTATTCGTTGGTGTTTGGCACATATGGAGCGCAGTTGTGAGGCATGTGGAGAATCcgaaatcgtttagggttagggtttggaatccTGTTCCAGGATTGAATGGGAAGCTCAAGTACCTGGAACTTTATGTGATCACCATTGGAGCTTTCATCGACATGTCTATTGAGCTTCTGTACTCGACCCACCTCAATTTCTTCGTTAATGGCGTCTTAAATCCTTCACATATGAATAATTTCGAGCATGGAGGAATGCTTTTCATGTTCTTCATCTTTGGGGTTGTTTCTCTGCTCTCCGAAAAGACCAG GTTTTTCCCCTTAACAGAAGGAGCTCTATGCTTGATTGCTTCCATGGCATTCTGTGCAGAGTATCTGTTGTTTTACTTCCATTCAACAACGCATCAAGGTCTTGAGGGATATTATCACCTCCTCCTTGTTCTCCTCATTGCCGTTTGCATTATCTCAACTGTGGCTGGAGCTCTTATTCCCAATAGCTTCCCAGTAGACTTGTCTAATGGCATTGCTATCACCCTACAAGGCCTCTGGTTTTATCAGACGGCCTTCACTCTTTATGGGCCAATGATGCCAGATGGTTGTTTCTTGAAAGTTGACCAGATCATGTGTCGATCAACGGATAGTGAGGTCCGAGGGGAGTTGCTTGCCAATTTCCAGCTCTTCAGCTTAGCTTTCGGTGTCCTTGTTGCTGTTGTTGGATCATACAGTTTTGCTGCGTCCAGATATGGCCATTCCGAACGTAATAGCTTGCATACAGGTGAAGATGGGTTGGACAGAGATTGA